A genomic segment from Anaerolineae bacterium encodes:
- a CDS encoding extracellular solute-binding protein: protein MSSVYKTSRRHFLKLCVGTTGVLALAACAPITPPTAPTAAPAPLPAEKRVFKVWHYEVGYAMGDSWADAMEDFKAMHPDVELVFEEKTFEQIMETARMILSSQEVPDVMEINKGNATAGLYSKEGLLTDLTEVAKERGWDKILSPSVQTTCRYDENGIMGSGKLYGVTTYGEFVMVYYNKDMFKQHGVEVPTSLEEFEAIADKFLAEGITPLTLGAADLWPQTHNWQELLLYKADRELINNFQFLKGEVDFHGPAFSFAAEKFAEHIRKGYYGPNANAVSYVDANSVFFQGKAPMNLTGTWAFGEFMKQIKDFDWGMFLMPGKKLNTGSGGNLWIVPAHAKNKDLAYDFIDLTLAKKAQTVLANAGGIALNADLSQVTDPKVRELNALFATIIENDGLAFYPDWPVPGYLDILGGCLQDLIAGIKSPAEFNDCIAGPYNEYKASL from the coding sequence ATGAGCTCGGTATACAAGACTTCTCGACGTCATTTCCTGAAGCTTTGTGTGGGAACTACAGGAGTGTTGGCATTAGCCGCTTGTGCTCCAATCACACCGCCGACAGCGCCTACTGCAGCCCCGGCCCCCTTACCTGCAGAGAAGCGTGTCTTCAAGGTATGGCACTATGAAGTCGGATATGCCATGGGGGATTCATGGGCTGACGCCATGGAAGACTTCAAAGCCATGCATCCGGATGTCGAGCTCGTGTTCGAGGAGAAGACCTTTGAGCAGATCATGGAAACTGCCCGGATGATCCTGAGCTCTCAGGAAGTGCCGGATGTCATGGAAATCAACAAAGGCAACGCCACAGCCGGTTTATACTCTAAAGAAGGGCTGCTCACCGACCTTACGGAAGTCGCCAAGGAGCGTGGCTGGGACAAGATCCTAAGCCCGAGCGTGCAGACTACCTGCCGCTACGATGAAAATGGGATCATGGGCTCGGGGAAGCTGTACGGCGTCACCACCTACGGCGAATTCGTCATGGTCTACTACAACAAGGACATGTTTAAGCAGCATGGAGTGGAAGTACCCACCAGCCTGGAAGAATTTGAGGCTATCGCTGACAAGTTCCTCGCCGAGGGGATCACCCCCTTAACCCTGGGTGCCGCCGACCTGTGGCCGCAGACCCATAACTGGCAGGAGCTGCTTCTCTACAAGGCCGACCGGGAGCTGATCAACAACTTCCAGTTTCTTAAAGGCGAGGTCGATTTCCATGGCCCGGCTTTCTCTTTCGCCGCTGAAAAGTTCGCCGAGCATATTAGAAAAGGCTATTATGGCCCCAATGCCAATGCGGTGAGTTATGTCGATGCCAATTCCGTCTTCTTCCAGGGCAAGGCTCCTATGAACCTGACGGGCACTTGGGCGTTCGGTGAATTCATGAAGCAGATCAAGGACTTTGACTGGGGTATGTTCCTCATGCCCGGCAAGAAACTGAACACTGGTTCCGGCGGCAATCTCTGGATCGTGCCAGCTCATGCTAAGAACAAAGATTTGGCTTACGATTTCATTGACTTGACCTTGGCCAAGAAAGCCCAGACGGTCCTAGCCAACGCCGGCGGCATTGCGCTCAATGCCGATCTCTCCCAAGTCACGGATCCAAAAGTACGCGAACTAAACGCCCTCTTTGCCACCATCATCGAGAACGACGGTCTAGCCTTCTACCCTGACTGGCCCGTGCCCGGCTATCTGGATATCCTGGGCGGTTGTCTCCAGGATCTGATCGCTGGTATAAAGTCCCCTGCGGAATTCAACGACTGCATCGCCGGCCCCTACAATGAATACAAGGCATCCCTATAG
- a CDS encoding sugar ABC transporter permease encodes MTHKGSSLYRGYALFLLPGVLAFLVLILFPFLANIGLSFTKWSGVGKPVWIGLANYERAISDSSFWASFKNNLLLIVAMTIIPTIVGLFLAAFLFDYIADKFGQGVASIFRAGFYLPQIIPLVVAGIVWRWIYQPQWGALNGLLRFLGLDSLARPWLGDHSTAMYAVMGMMVWFQIGYPLVIFMAALQRIDPELYEAAALDGASWLQKFFRITIHLIRPEIAVVVLTTAIHALKIFAPIYSMTRGGPGKATIVASYFSYQNFFERSNVGYGATIATILTLIIVLLTIGFILAQTRREE; translated from the coding sequence ATGACGCACAAAGGTTCTTCCCTATATAGAGGATATGCACTGTTTCTGCTGCCAGGCGTCCTCGCCTTTCTGGTCCTTATCCTATTTCCTTTCCTGGCCAATATTGGGCTCTCTTTTACCAAGTGGTCAGGGGTGGGCAAACCCGTTTGGATCGGCTTAGCCAACTACGAGAGGGCGATCAGCGATTCCTCTTTTTGGGCTTCATTTAAGAATAATCTGCTCCTGATCGTGGCTATGACCATCATCCCGACCATCGTCGGGCTGTTCCTAGCTGCATTTCTCTTTGACTACATCGCCGATAAATTTGGCCAGGGCGTTGCCAGCATCTTCCGCGCTGGCTTCTATTTGCCCCAAATCATCCCTTTAGTGGTAGCCGGCATTGTCTGGAGATGGATCTACCAACCACAGTGGGGAGCCCTGAACGGGCTGTTGAGGTTCTTAGGGCTCGATTCGCTGGCTCGCCCTTGGCTAGGGGATCATTCTACCGCCATGTATGCGGTCATGGGAATGATGGTCTGGTTTCAGATCGGCTATCCTCTGGTCATCTTTATGGCTGCTTTACAAAGGATCGATCCCGAATTGTATGAGGCAGCCGCGCTCGATGGTGCCTCCTGGTTACAGAAGTTCTTCCGTATCACTATCCACCTTATTCGACCGGAAATAGCTGTAGTGGTTTTGACCACCGCCATCCATGCCCTGAAGATCTTTGCTCCCATCTATTCTATGACCAGAGGCGGGCCGGGGAAAGCGACCATTGTCGCCTCTTACTTTTCTTATCAAAACTTCTTTGAGCGTTCCAACGTAGGATATGGTGCAACAATAGCAACGATACTGACCCTCATCATCGTTTTGCTTACCATCGGCTTCATCCTTGCGCAAACACGACGAGAGGAATAG
- a CDS encoding LacI family transcriptional regulator, whose amino-acid sequence MPTMLDVARKAGVALSTVSYALNGTRPISEETRRRIFAAIEELGYRPHALARGLASKRSRIIALLFPTPERGFGITELEFVTSAADAAKERGYHLILWPTGIHDLSELERLTQQGLADGVVVMEVHMNDERINLLRKNGVLFSMIGRCTDPTGISYVDIDFEWSMQEVVRYLSALGHTHIAFLNQSQAAFDAGYGPVVRTHIGFRRAVQDAELNGIARFCRAAPWAGYEAFNELLTECPDLTAIVTMNERAIPGIMQAIADRGWHIPEDFSLVGIASSARLAEMTIPPLTTADAPIAEMGRLGVELLINQLEAQERSTSQMLLPCSLVIRGSSGPSRRRPSMLKRSTIGSQEIAL is encoded by the coding sequence ATGCCCACGATGTTAGATGTGGCCAGAAAGGCCGGCGTGGCCCTAAGCACGGTCTCCTATGCCCTAAATGGTACACGCCCAATCTCCGAAGAGACTCGCCGGCGTATCTTCGCGGCAATAGAGGAGCTCGGATATCGGCCACATGCCCTTGCGCGCGGCCTAGCTAGCAAGCGCAGCAGGATCATCGCTCTGCTCTTTCCCACACCAGAGCGTGGTTTTGGTATCACAGAACTCGAGTTTGTCACTAGCGCAGCCGATGCCGCCAAAGAAAGAGGATATCATCTGATCCTATGGCCAACCGGAATACACGATCTAAGCGAACTAGAACGGTTAACCCAGCAGGGTCTAGCAGACGGCGTAGTGGTCATGGAAGTGCATATGAACGATGAGCGTATTAACCTGCTACGCAAGAATGGTGTCCTCTTCAGCATGATTGGGCGTTGTACAGACCCTACTGGCATCAGCTATGTAGACATCGACTTTGAGTGGAGTATGCAGGAGGTAGTTCGCTATTTATCTGCATTGGGACACACCCATATAGCCTTTCTGAACCAATCCCAGGCGGCATTTGACGCAGGCTATGGCCCAGTCGTGCGCACTCATATCGGTTTCAGGCGGGCAGTGCAAGATGCCGAGTTGAATGGCATCGCGCGATTTTGTCGCGCTGCGCCATGGGCCGGATATGAAGCATTCAATGAGCTGCTAACAGAATGCCCTGATCTGACTGCTATCGTGACCATGAACGAGCGAGCGATTCCTGGAATCATGCAAGCCATCGCCGACCGTGGTTGGCACATCCCCGAGGATTTTTCGTTGGTTGGAATTGCCTCATCGGCGCGCCTAGCTGAGATGACAATTCCCCCTTTGACGACAGCAGATGCCCCTATTGCTGAGATGGGTCGTCTAGGGGTTGAACTGTTGATCAATCAATTGGAGGCCCAGGAACGGAGCACTTCGCAGATGTTGTTGCCGTGTTCTCTCGTCATACGCGGCAGCTCCGGCCCCAGCCGCCGGAGACCTAGTATGTTGAAAAGATCTACGATTGGGAGCCAAGAGATCGCGCTTTGA
- a CDS encoding ABC transporter substrate-binding protein translates to MRASSFPARKSIGLTWASLALLVALLFACMPATPAPRRLVYGLTLAPSGIDPHVNASSELGIPLTSVYDTLIYQDPATGEFVPGLAESWTISEDGRTYTFTLRRDVRFHDGTPFNAEAVKVNLDRIADPNTKSQKAVFMLGPYERTEVIDGYTVAIHLREPFAPLLDSLSQVYLGIASPTALRQWGTDYQLHQVGTGPFRFVEYIPNDHLTLARNPDYQWGPRVFSHSGPAYLDEIIFRFYTDPATRAIALESGQADVMGEVPPLDAQRLAQDPRFQLLAVPIPGMSLQFFLNTMRPPLDDVRVRQALLYATDRAAIVSSVFGGLSPVAYGPLTRVTLGYDPAVETMYPYDSARATQLLDEAGWLQVGELRQKNGQPLRLEAVIMGFGYVPEVIQLLQAQWQELGIELSAQQVPYGALLEAGRSGAVHLIPFFLSGTDPDLLRSFFRSDAAFNWSKVADPELDEWLDQGARTADPAIRRQLYSQVQNRIMEAALILPIRDYVNLNVASARVKGLRYDARGWFPWLVDVTLEPR, encoded by the coding sequence ATGAGAGCCTCATCTTTTCCCGCTCGAAAGAGCATCGGACTAACCTGGGCATCTCTGGCTTTGCTCGTCGCACTGTTGTTCGCCTGTATGCCAGCGACGCCGGCGCCGCGCCGGTTGGTCTACGGGCTTACGCTCGCCCCATCAGGGATTGATCCTCACGTAAACGCCTCCTCTGAGCTGGGCATCCCGCTCACCAGTGTATACGATACCCTGATCTACCAGGACCCCGCCACCGGCGAATTCGTGCCCGGCCTAGCCGAGTCGTGGACTATCTCTGAAGATGGGCGGACTTATACCTTCACCCTCCGCCGCGACGTGCGTTTCCATGACGGAACACCTTTCAACGCCGAGGCGGTTAAAGTCAATCTAGATCGCATCGCTGATCCCAACACGAAGTCGCAGAAGGCCGTGTTCATGCTGGGACCTTACGAGCGAACCGAGGTGATCGACGGATACACTGTCGCTATTCACTTACGAGAACCGTTTGCGCCCCTGTTGGACAGCCTGAGCCAGGTCTACTTAGGGATAGCCTCACCGACAGCGTTGCGACAGTGGGGAACCGACTACCAGCTTCACCAGGTGGGCACTGGCCCCTTCCGTTTCGTCGAGTATATTCCAAACGATCATCTGACGCTGGCTCGCAATCCAGACTATCAATGGGGGCCACGCGTGTTTTCTCATTCGGGCCCGGCCTATCTGGACGAGATCATCTTCCGCTTTTACACAGATCCCGCCACCCGCGCTATAGCTCTGGAGTCGGGACAGGCAGACGTGATGGGGGAAGTGCCGCCGCTGGACGCGCAGCGTCTGGCCCAAGACCCACGCTTCCAGCTCCTCGCCGTGCCGATCCCCGGCATGTCCCTCCAATTCTTCCTAAACACGATGCGCCCCCCTCTCGATGACGTGCGCGTGCGTCAAGCCCTATTGTACGCCACCGATCGGGCGGCGATCGTCAGCTCTGTCTTCGGCGGGCTGTCGCCAGTGGCCTATGGCCCGCTGACACGCGTCACTTTAGGCTATGATCCCGCCGTGGAGACAATGTATCCTTATGATTCGGCGCGGGCAACGCAATTGCTAGATGAGGCTGGATGGCTGCAGGTGGGCGAGCTCCGACAGAAGAATGGCCAGCCGCTTCGCTTGGAGGCCGTGATCATGGGGTTTGGATACGTGCCGGAAGTGATACAACTCTTGCAAGCGCAGTGGCAAGAGCTTGGCATCGAACTGAGCGCGCAACAAGTGCCCTATGGTGCCTTGCTGGAGGCTGGGCGCAGCGGCGCCGTTCATCTGATCCCGTTCTTCCTGTCGGGCACTGATCCTGATCTTTTGCGCAGCTTCTTCCGCTCAGATGCGGCTTTTAACTGGTCGAAGGTGGCTGATCCGGAACTGGACGAGTGGCTGGACCAGGGCGCGCGTACGGCGGATCCAGCGATCCGTCGCCAACTGTACAGCCAGGTCCAGAACAGGATTATGGAGGCGGCACTCATCCTGCCGATTCGTGATTACGTGAACCTGAATGTGGCCAGCGCGCGGGTGAAGGGGCTTCGCTACGACGCCCGTGGCTGGTTCCCCTGGCTAGTGGATGTGACCCTGGAGCCCCGCTAG
- a CDS encoding carbohydrate ABC transporter permease gives MVSKSLIADGVSKSLSLVILIVLLLAVLSPFAIITFNTFKTEAELYTRGPLSLPKSLDLTTLRETWARVDYTTKLMNSLVISTAVAFLAVGLSLLNAYALGIGQIRGRAFLLVLFILAITLPEEVLAYPLYYFFKSVGLYNTRLAVILVLTVLHASYGTYLLTSVFSVFSRELIDAAMIDGCNKLQLLFKIIVPLSKPSLSVLFVFFFIWTWNAFFLPLIFLVSNTKQTVPLAAAVFQTQHETLLTPQSASAFLGVLPCLIFFVLFQRTLTKGITVGALK, from the coding sequence ATGGTCAGCAAATCCCTAATCGCTGATGGAGTGAGCAAATCGCTTTCCTTGGTTATTCTGATTGTGCTGTTGTTGGCCGTGCTTTCTCCCTTTGCTATCATAACATTCAACACGTTTAAGACCGAGGCCGAGTTATATACCCGTGGCCCATTGAGCCTGCCCAAAAGCCTTGATCTGACAACCCTCCGAGAGACATGGGCCAGGGTGGATTATACGACCAAATTAATGAACAGCTTGGTCATCAGCACAGCAGTGGCGTTCTTAGCTGTCGGATTATCATTGCTTAATGCCTACGCCCTGGGGATAGGGCAGATCAGAGGGAGAGCGTTTCTTCTTGTGCTCTTTATCCTGGCCATCACCCTGCCAGAGGAAGTACTTGCCTATCCTTTGTACTATTTCTTCAAGTCAGTTGGGCTGTATAACACCCGCCTGGCCGTCATCCTGGTCCTTACAGTGCTTCACGCCTCCTATGGCACGTACCTGCTGACTTCGGTGTTCAGCGTATTCAGCAGAGAGCTGATTGACGCGGCAATGATTGATGGGTGCAACAAACTACAGCTATTGTTTAAGATCATCGTGCCACTGAGCAAGCCATCGCTCTCGGTGCTTTTTGTGTTCTTCTTCATCTGGACATGGAATGCGTTCTTCCTACCGTTGATCTTCCTTGTCTCCAATACGAAGCAGACGGTTCCGCTCGCCGCCGCTGTATTTCAGACTCAACATGAGACGCTTCTCACCCCTCAGAGCGCGTCAGCTTTCCTCGGTGTTCTCCCTTGCCTCATTTTCTTTGTCCTCTTCCAGAGGACGCTGACAAAGGGCATTACAGTGGGAGCACTCAAGTAA